CCCCAGAGTGTCcttggagcatccctggagtgtccccagggcacccccagaTCCGGGGGGACACCCAGAGCATCCCCGGAGcaaccccaaagccccccaagagtgtccccagggcacccccCAGATCcagggggacacctggggcactcccagagcccccctggagtgtccccaaacccacccatgGCTCCAGGAggacccccagaacccccccagagcatccctggagcacccccagagcccccagcccaagggggacccccagaacccccccagagcactcccagagcccccctggagtgtccccaaacccacccatgGCTCCAGGAGGacccccagagcacccccagagccccccagcccaagggggcccccagaacccccccagaacccccccagagcacccccagagcatccctggagcacccccagagccccccagcccaagggggacccccagaacccccccagagcacccccagagcatccctggagcagccccagacccccccagccccgggggacCCCCGGACCCCCCGGTACCCCCCAGACTCACGTCGGTGACGGCGTGGAAGGATTGCTGCCCGCTCCAGTCCTGGATCACCTTGATGCTCACCGGGATCTTGATGGAATCCCCGTCCGGGATCCAGATCCCCTGCGGGGCCGGGAttgatgggattgatgggatttgtgggatttgatatgggatttatgggatggatgggatttaaTATGGGATCTATGGGATTTAATATGGGATCTATGGGATTTTatatgggatttatgggatttaatatgggatttatgggattttatacaggatttatgggatttaatatgggatttatgggattttatatgggatttatgggatggatgggatttaaTAAGGGATttatgggatgggatcaatgggatttATGGAGtcaatgggatttgggatgggatgggatttacgGGATTGGTGGGATTTaggggatggatgggatttgggatggggtttatgggatgggataggatgggatcaatgggattgatgggatttatgggatgggatgggatgggatgggatcaatgggatcgATCAGATTGATAGGATGGGGTGGGATCAGCgggatgggattgatgggatgggattaTGGGTTGGATGGGATTTGTGAAGGGATGagatgggataggatgggatgggactgatgggatcaatgggatggatcaatgggatcaatgggatggatcaatgggatgggatgggatcagtgggatggaGCTGATGGGAACGATGGaattgatgggatgggattgatggAATGGATCAATGGGATGAGATCAATGGGGGGATTTATGGGgtgggattgatgggatggaatgggatggatcAATGGGATGGATCAATGGGATCAGTGGGGTGGGATTGATGGGATCAATAGGATGGGATCAGTGGGGTGGGAttgatgggatcaatgggatggatcaatgggatgggatgggatcagtggggtgggattgatgggatcagtgggatggaatcagtgggatgggatgggatcagtggggtgggattgatgggatcaatgggatggaTCAATGGGATCAGTGGGGTGCGATTGATGGGAtcagtggggtgggatgggatcagtggggtgggattgatgggatcagtggggtgggattgatgggatcaatgggatggaTCAATGGGATCAGTGGGGTGGGATTAATGGGAtcagtggggtgggatgggatcagtggggtgggattgatgggatcaatgggatgggatgggatcagtggggtgggattgatgggatcaatgggatggatcaatgggatgggatgggatcagtggggtgggattgatgggatcaatgggatggatcaatgggatgggatgggatcagtggggtgggattgatgggatcagtggggtgggattgatgggatggcACCTCGGccccctccccaagcccccaCCTTGTGCACGGTGCCGAAGACGCCGGAGCCCAGGACCTTGAGGCGCTTCAGCTCCGACTCCTTGAAGATCCGGGCCAGGACCTTGTTGGCTTTTTCACTGGGGTCCAGCGGCTCCAGGCTCTGCGGGGACACGGCGTGACagcggggacggggacaggatggggacacggtgtgacagcggggacagggacaggatggggacacggtgtgacagcggggacagggacatggcatgggaaaggggacagggatggggacatggcGTGGCaacggggatggggacaggatggggacagggacatggcacaggaatggggacagggacggaGACATggcatgggaatggggatgggaatgggacagggatggggacaggatggggacacggCGTGGCAATGGAGACAGGGACACAGCATGGgaacaggatggggacagggacatggtgTGGCAACGGGGACAGTGACGGGGACACAgtgtgggaatggggtggggacaggatggggacacggCATGGcaacaggaacagggacaggatggggacagggacaggaacgAGAATGAGAACgagaatggggatggggacaggaacagggacagggacagggatggggacagggacaggggcacagcaggatgaggatggagagTGCCTGGgatggaagcagagcaggagacagACGGGGCAGGACAGGGACGGGGCTGGCGAGGGCAGGACACAGGaaccgccccctccccgccgcgcccggggccgctcccggggcCGCGCCCGGGGCCGCTCCGGTGCCCCGCGCTGACCTCGCCCCGCTCCAGGTAGCGCCGCATCGCGCGTTTCTTCTGGATCTTCTTGCCCCGCCAGTAGAGCAGCGCCAGCAGCACCAGCGAGCACGAGAGGAAAACGGCCCCGACCACCATGACCGCGATCAGCGTCGGGGCCCGCCTGCGGGACCGGGAACGGGAAagggaacgggaacgggaacgggaccgggaacgggaacgggaagGAGAACAGGAAAGGGAACGGGACCGGGGCGGGGAACGGGGCAGGAACGGGAAagggaacgggaacgggaaaGGGAACGGGGATAGGACGGGAacggcggcgggagcgggaacgggaaagggaacagggatggagatgggaaCGGGGATGGAAACGGGCGGGATAGGGAAcaggaacgggaacgggaaaGGGAACGGGGATGGGAAGGGAACGGGGTGagaacgggaacgggaacggggatggggatgggaacgggaacggggcGGGGACGGCAACGGCGGCGagaacgggaacgggaatgggaacgggcAGGATAGGGAACGGGAACGGAGTGGGAACGGCATCGGGAACGGGACGGGGACCGGGAACAGGGACGGAGTCGGGGACAGGAACGGCggcgggaacgggaacgggcGGGATagggaacgggaacgggaaaTGGAACGGGTGGGAACGgggatgggaacgggaacgggaacgggcGGGGGACGGAGATGGGAACGGGGGACGAGGAAAAGCACAGGGTTagggtccctgcagcccctcggggtccctgcagcccctcggggtccccgcagcccccccggGACGCCCCCGACCCCCCCGCGGTACCTGGACACGGGCAGGGGGTCCCCCAGGCAGTCCCGCAGCAGCGGCCCCACACACCTGTGAGGAGGGAGATGGGGGTCAGCCGTGGGGGACCCCCCCAGCGGAGACCCCAACTTGTGCCCCGCGGGGTCCCCAGACCCCCAACCTGCCCCAGGCCTCTCAACCTGCCCCTCGTGGGGTCCCCAGACCCCAAAATGCCACCAGGGAGGTCCTGAGTCCCCAAAACCTGCCCCAAATGATGCCACAAGACCATCACACTGCCCCCAGTGATTCCCCCAAGACCCCCACCCTCCTCCCCAAAGAGGTTTTGGGACCCCCAACCTGCCCTCCATGGGGGTTCCCCCCCAACCTGTCTGGGACCCCCCACCCTTCCCCCAGTGatgccccaggaccccccaccCTCCTCCCAAAGAGCTTTTAGGACCCCACCCTCCTCCTAAAGAGCTTTTGGGACCCCCACCCTCCTCCCAAAGAGCTTTTGGGACCCCCACCCTCCTCCTAAAGAGCTTTTGGGGCCCCCACCCTCCTCCCAAAGAGCTTTTGGGACCCCCACCCTCCCCTTCACGGGGTCCTGTGAACCTCCCCCATTCCCCCGATGGGatcctgaccccaaaaccttcccgggcccccccaaaccccccctggcTGGCTGTCCCCgacccccccgagcccccccgggCCGGACGCACCCCCGGCTGCAGTTCTCGTGGCAGGGCCGGCACTCGCGGCTCCCGTCGGGGAATTTGTAGATGGGGCCGCGCTCCCCCAGGACTCCGTCGGGACATCGCTCCACGCAGTGCGGCCCGTCGCGATAGTGGGCGCAGCGCGTGCAGGTGTCGGCACCCTGCAGAGGTGGTGACAGTgtggggacacggcggggacagcggggacacggcgCGGGCCGCGGCCGGGCCGTACCGAGCCGTTGCAGGTGGCGCCGCCGTCGATGCGCTCGCACTCCGGGTGGCACTCGGTGCATTCGCCGCCCTGCGAGAACTCCCGCGGGTCCCTGCGGGCACACCGGGGGTGTCACCGTGTCACCGTGCCCGCCCCGGCCGTGACAGGGCCAGCCCGGCCGTGACAGGGCCACCCCGCGGTCTGCACTAGTGCCCAGcccaccctgggacccccaccccCAACCCGCCCTGGGGCTGATCCCCCACCCCGGTGCCCACCCCGGGGGTCTCCGCAGTGCCGgtgccccccatgtccccatttCCCTGTGTCGCCCTCACCCCcttgtccccaatgtcccccgtgtcccccgtgcCCCTCTTGtcctcccatgtccccagtgtcccccgtgccccctgtgcccctctTGTCCCCTGTACCCCTCTTGCCTCCACTTGTCACTCCATGCCCTCCATTCCCCCCCTTGCCCTGTTtgtcccctttgtcccctgtgccacctgtgctcCCCTTGCACCccatgcccaccttgtcccccACGTCCCCCATGCCCCCCTTGCCCCCTATGCCCCTCTTGTCCCCATGCCCCCACCATGTTCTATGTGCCCCCCTCGCCCCCAGTGCCCCCTTTGTCCCCCATGCCTCCCTTGCCCCCCAAGTCCCCCTTGCCCTGTTTTCCCCCTGTTTGTCCCCTTTGCCCCCCatgccccccgtgccccccgtgccccccgtgccccccggtGCCCGCTGACCCCTCGCTGAAGCGGCAGGTGGGCACGCAGACGCCCCTCCGGCTGTAGTAGCGGCAGGACAGGCACTGCCCGGGCCCgggcccccagcagccctcGGCCGAGCACAGCGGGTCACACACCTTGCCCTCTTGctctggggggacaggggacagcggggctggGGTCAccgggggggcacaggggggctggggtcaccaggggggacaggggacagcggggctggGGTCAccgggggggcacaggggggctggGGTTACCAGGGGGgtcagagaggggctgggggtcagagaggggctggggtcacctgggggggacagcggggctggGGTCACCCCCCCatgggctcagagcagccttggGGGTCCCTGTGGGCTCAGAGCAGAGTCTGGGGGGTCCCTCAGCCTGGGGTCCGTTTGTCCCCATGTTCCCTTCCCTATGGGATGGGCAGGGGGTCTCAGTGTAGggtctgggtgtccccaggggtcccggggggggtcccACGCCCCCTCCCTGTGTAAGGAATGGGGGTTCAGTGCAGGATCTGGgggtcccggtgtcccctcccttgtgggatgggcagggggtgtcagtttggggtctgggtgtccccaggggtcccggggggggtcccacgccccctccccagcccggcccaCGCACGGCACTTGCTGCGGGGCCGGTTGTTGCGGATGTCGAGGTCGGCGCGGCTGCGGCTGAGCGCGGCCCAGTGCACGGTGTGCAGGAAGCAGAGCCGCCGGTTCTCGGTGATGTACACGCGGCCCGCGCTCACCTCCCGCAGCGAGCGCAGCCCCAGCGACGTCACGTTCTCGTTCTTCATGATCAGCAGCGAGAAACCGCGGCTGCGGGGCGGGACACCGGGATTCGGGGCGctgggggggctccgggggcgctccgggagctgggggggctctgggagctggggggctccgggggtgCTCCGGGAaatgggggggctctgggaacTGGGGGTGCTCCGGGTGGGGGGGCTCCGGGAGCGAGGGGATGCTCCGGGAGTTGAGGGGGCTCTGGGAACTGGGGGGCTCCGGTAACTAGGGGGGCTCCGGGGATGAGGGGATGCTCCGGGAGCTGCTCCGGGAGCTGGGGGGCTccgggagctgggggggctccgGGGATGAGGggatgctccaggagctggggggctcCGGGGATGAGGGGATGATCCGGGAGCTGGGGGGCTCCGAGGTTGAGGGGCTGCTCCGGGAGCTGCTTcgggagctggggatgctccGGGAGCTGAGGGGGCTCTGGGAACTGGGGGGCTCCGGGAGCTGGGGGGCTCCGGGGATGAGGGGATGCTCCGGGAGCTGCTCCGGGagttgggggggggggcaccgggagctggggggctccgggggaTGCTCTGAGAGCCGGGAAATCCTCCGGGAGTGAGGGAATGCTccgggagctgctccaggaactgcggggggcaccgggagctggggggctctgggggtgctccGGGAGTTGGGGGGGTTCTGGGAACTGGGGGTGGTCCGGGTGTGGGGGGCTCCGGAAACTGGGGGTGCTCCAGGGATGAGGGGATGCTCCGGGAAATGGGGGGGCACCGGGAGCTGAGGGTCCTCCAGGGGATGCTCCGGGAGCTGCTCCGGGGTGCTCCGGGGAATGCTCCGGGGAGTGAGGGGATGCTCCGGGAGTGAGGGGATGTTCCGGGAGTGaggggatgctctgggagctggggatgctccGGGAGCTGCTCCGGGAGCCGGGGGATGAACCGGGAGTGAGGGAATGCTCCGGGAGCCGCTCCGGGAGCCGGGGGATGAACCGGGAGGATGCCCCGGGAGCCCGCGGGACGCTCCGAGAAGGAGGGGACGCTCCCGGATACTCCAGGAGTGGGGAGGACGCACCGGGAGCCGGGGGATGAACCGGGAGTGAGGGAATGCTCCGGGAGCCGCTCCGGGAGTCGGGGAATGTTCCGGGAGCCGGGGGATGAACCGGGAGTGAGGGAATGCTCCGGGAGCCGCTCCGGGAGTCGGGGAATGTTCCGGGAGCCGGGGGATGAACCGGGAGGATGCCCCGGGAGCCCGCGGGATGAACCGGGAGGATGCCCCGGGAGCCCGCGGGACGCTCCGAGAAGGAGGGGACGCTCCCGGATACTCCAGGAGCGGGAAGGACGCGCCGGGAGCCGGGGGATGAACCGGGAGCCGGGGGAGAGACACCGGGAGCGGGAGGGACCGACAGAGGGACGGATGGAGGGACGGACAAGGACAGGGGGAGTGGGGGCGCCGGGACAAACAGAGATCCAGGGACGAGGGGATGCAGGAATTGGGGAAAACAGGGAATTAGGGGATTAGGAATGCAGGAAttaggggaaaagggaaattccGGGATCGGGGATGCCGGGGAGGAGCGCAGGACATGCGGCAGGGGCTCCTCACTTGTACAGGCTCCGTCCCCCGATGGTCTCGAGGTTGGAGAAGACGCTGAAGTTGTGCATGTGCTTGGGCCAGGACTGGATGTTCAGGTACCctgcggggacaccgcgggCTCAGCgggtccctgggggtcctgggggggctccaggggggtcccggcacccccagcccccctcctcACCCGTGATCTCCCGCACCGTCCGGAACACGTTCAGTTTCTCGGGGTCCAGCGCCGAGATGTTGCGCCAGGGGTCCCTGCGGGGCCCAGGGGTcagcggggctggggcggggggCTGCACCCCCTAAaccccccccgagccccccaaaTGCCATCCCTCACCCCTCCAGGCCCGTGATGAGGAAGTCGAGGTTGCCCAGGATCTTGGTGCAGTTGATGAAGGTGTCGATGTTGCTGGAGTCCACGGTCTGGTATTTGCTGCCAGCACCGGTGCCCTCGCAGGCTGTGGGGGGTGGGCAGGGGTCAGCGGGGGTCTcacagcccccagacccccccagggacccccagcccgccccggggaccccccagcccctaCCCTTGGGGCACAGCCCCGCGCAGGGCTCGCAGATCTTGAGCCCGTTCTTCTCCACTTCCATCTTGTCGTTGGGGCAGGCGCGCACGCACGAGCTCTGGTCCACCACGAAGTTGTCTGGGGGACAGCCCGGGGGTCACCTGGTGTCCCCCAAACCGGGGTcacccccccgagcccccctcccagagcccccccagactCACGGGGGCACTCGCGCACGCAGACCCCCCCGTACTGGTACTTGGTGTCGGGGTTGGGCTCCAGCTGGAAGGTGAGCTTGTTGTAGATCAGCGGCTGCGGGCACAGCGGGACACACGAGCCGCTGTCGTTGAAGTGCCGGCAGGCCTggggacggacagacggacacgggGTGGGCAGATGGACACAGCCAcggacacagggatggacacggggatggacacggggatggacatggggatggacacggggacGGACACAGGGACGGATACggggatggacactgggatggacatggggatggacacggggacGGACGTGGGGATGGGCCCAGCGGGATGCACAAGCCACTGTCGTTGAAGTGCTGGCAGGCCTggggacggacagacggacacgggGTGGGCAGATGGACACAGctatggacacagggatggacacggggatggacacggggatggacacggggatggacacggggatggacatggggacggacacggggatggacatggggatggacacagggatggacacagcgGGACACACGAGCCGCTGTCGTTGAAGTGCCGGCAGGCCTggggacggacagacggacagatggacacagggacagacggATGGACAGACGGACGTACAAAGCAGTGCATGCGTAGGGGTGGACAGACGCACGAacggacggacagacggacgtACGAAGCAGTGTGTGCGCAGGggcagacacacagacagacacacagacagatggacagacacacacacagacagacacacagacacacagacgGACGTAAGAAGCAGTGGGTGCGCAGgggcagacacacacacagacagacagacagacggacagacagacgtACGAAGCAGTGGGTGCGCAGgggcagacagacacacacacacacacacagacggacagacagacacacggacagactgacagacggacagacagacgtATGAAGCAGTGGGTGCGCAGGGGcagacagacacacggacagacacacaggcagacacacacagacagacacacagacacacggacagacacacaggcagacacacacagacagacacacagacagacggacagacacacagacggacagatggacagacagacagacagacggacgTACGAAGCAGTGCGTGCGCAGgggcagacagacacacacagacacacagacagacggacagacagacggacatACGAAGCAGTGGGTGCGCAGGggcagacacacagacacacacacagagatacacagacagacggacagacggacagacagacggacgtACGAAGCAGTGGGTGCGCAGGGGcagacagacacacggacagacacacaggcagacacacacagacacacagacagacggacagacggacagacagacggacgtACGAAGCAGTGGGTGCGCAGgggcagacacacacacacacacagagatacacagacagacggacagatggacagacggacagacggacgTACGAAGCAGTGGGTGCGCAGgggcagacagacacacacacacagagatacacagacagacggacagatggacagacggacagacggacgTACGAAGCAGTGGGTGCGCAggggcagacagacagacacacacacagagatacacagacagacggacagatggacagacggacagacggacgTACGAAGCAGTGGGTGCGCAggggcagacagacagacacacacacagagatacacagacagacggacagatggacagacggacagacggacgTACGAAGCAGTGGGTGCGCAGGggcagacacacagacacacacacagagatacacagacagacggacagatggacagacagacggacatACGAAGCAGTGCGTGCGCAGGGGcagacagacacacggacagacacacagacagacacacagacacacagacagacagacagacggacagacagacagacgtACGAAGCAGTGGGTGCGCAGGGGcagacagacacacggacagacacacagacacacacacacacagacagacagacagacggacagacagacgtACGAAGCAGTGGGTGCGCAGGGGCCCGGTGCAGCCGCCCGCGCACTCCTCGTGGCAGCACTCGTTGGGCGCGCGGCCGAAGCAGCGCCCGTTGCACTGCGGGGCGCAGATGGTCTTGGTCactgcggggacaccgggggacaccggggggtcACCGGGGGGTCCGGCccacccccacagcccccctgggcCCCCCGGtacccccggtgccccccggtaCCCCCGGTACCCCCGGTACCCACGTTTCTGGCAGTCCTCGGGGCCCGGCCCCCAGCAGTGACCGCCGCAGCTCTCGTGGCACGGGGCACCTGCGGGATGGCACAGCGGGGTCACAACAGGGACCCCAAATACAgggggacaccacagggaccccacagggaccccaaatacagggggacaccacagggaccccacagggaccccacagggaccccacaAACAgggggacaccacagggacaccacAGGAACCCCAAATACAGGGGGACACCACGGGgaccccacagggaccccaaatacagggggacaccacagggaccccacagggaccccaaatacagggggacaccacagggaccccacagggaccccaaataCAGGGGGACACCACGGGGACCCCAAATACAGAGGGACACCACAGGGATCCCAAATACGGGGGGACCCCACGGGGATCCCACAGGGACCCCACAAACAgggggacaccacagggacaccacAGGAACCCCAAATACAgggggacaccacagggaccccacagggaccccaaaaagaCACCAAAGGGACCCtacagggaccccaaaaccagggTGACCTCAAACCGAGGAGTgaccccaaagccaccccaaagtgaccccCAAGCCCGGGGTgaccccaaagccaccccaagGCCAGGGGTGACCCAAAACGCAGGGGTGGcccacaggtgaccccaaagtgacccccCAAGCCCTGGGTGACCCTGCAGACCCCCAaccccagggtgaccccaaaatgacccccaACCCCAGGGTGACCCCGCAGCCCCCCAAGCCCAAGgtaaccccaaaccccccaaccCCAGGGTGACCCCGCAGCCCCCCAAGCCCAAGGTAACCCCAAAGTGACCCCCAACCCCAGGGTGACCCCGCAGCCCCCCaagccccgctgtccccccaagcccggctgtccccgctgtccccgctgtccccgcacGCACAGCCCCGGCCGTTGTCCCTCACGAGCGGCTCCAGCCGCGTGTCCCTCATGATGTCCCTCCACTCCACGGTGTCCACGTGGCACAGCTGCGCGTTCTTCTCGATGTACACCCCCCCCGCCAGGATctctgcggggacacgggggacagggggtgacaggggTGACAAAGGGGGACAGACCCCCCCCGGATCcacctggcagcactgggagggggtggggaccttggggaccgTCCCTGCTGcaagggacagcacaggggacacacgggtggcactgccatgggATGGGGACCTCAGAAGGCACAcaggggtggcagtgtccccaaccccagaGTGTCCCTTCTCTGTGCCAGTCctgtgggtgtccccagccccccacagtgtccccaacccTCCACAATGTCCCCAACCTCCTGCAatgtccccattcccatggtGTCCTCAACCTCACAATGACCCCagtccccatggtgtccccaacCCTCCATAATGTCCCCAACCCTCCATGATGTCCCCAACACCCCATGATGTCCTCAATCCTcgcagtgtccccatccccacagtgtccccatccccgccatgtccccatccccctggtgccccagcagtgtccccatcccctcagtgtccccagccccatgatgtccccaacccccgcagtgtccccatccccacagtgtccccagccccccacagtgtccccaatcctccacaatgtccccaaccccctgCAGGGTCCCCAACCCTCCATGATATCCCCAACTCTCCATGATGTCCCCAACACCCCgtgatgtccccaacccccgcagtgtccccatccccacagtgtccccagccccacggtgcccccagccccaatgGTGTTCCCAACCACCGCagtgtccccgcggtgtccccatccccgcagtgtcccagcagtgtccccaacccccaatggtgtccccatccccgccgtgtccccttggtgtccccatccccgcggtgccccagcagtgttcccatcccctcggtgtccccatccccatggtgctcccgcagtgtccccatccctgcgatgtccccacggtgtccccatccccgcggtgtccccttccccacagtgtccccatcccctcagtgtccccatc
This Haemorhous mexicanus isolate bHaeMex1 chromosome 33, bHaeMex1.pri, whole genome shotgun sequence DNA region includes the following protein-coding sequences:
- the ERBB3 gene encoding receptor tyrosine-protein kinase erbB-3 isoform X5, producing the protein MSVCLSICPSVCVSLCVCLCVCPCAPTASYVRLSVCPSVRLSVYLCVCVCLSAPAHPLLRTSVCPSVHLSVCLCISVCVSVCLPLRTHCFVRPSVRLSICPSVCVSLCVCVCLPLRTHCFVRPSVRLSICPSVCVSLCVCVCLPLRTHCFVRPSVCPSVRLSVCLCVSACVSVRVSVCPCAPTASYVRLSVRLSVCLCISVCVSVCLPLRTHCFVCPSVCPSVCVSVCVCLPLRTHCFACRHFNDSGSCVPLCPQPLIYNKLTFQLEPNPDTKYQYGGVCVRECPHNFVVDQSSCVRACPNDKMEVEKNGLKICEPCAGLCPKACEGTGAGSKYQTVDSSNIDTFINCTKILGNLDFLITGLEGDPWRNISALDPEKLNVFRTVREITGYLNIQSWPKHMHNFSVFSNLETIGGRSLYNRGFSLLIMKNENVTSLGLRSLREVSAGRVYITENRRLCFLHTVHWAALSRSRADLDIRNNRPRSKCQQEGKVCDPLCSAEGCWGPGPGQCLSCRYYSRRGVCVPTCRFSEGDPREFSQGGECTECHPECERIDGGATCNGSGADTCTRCAHYRDGPHCVERCPDGVLGERGPIYKFPDGSRECRPCHENCSRGCVGPLLRDCLGDPLPVSRRAPTLIAVMVVGAVFLSCSLVLLALLYWRGKKIQKKRAMRRYLERGESLEPLDPSEKANKVLARIFKESELKRLKVLGSGVFGTVHKGIWIPDGDSIKIPVSIKVIQDWSGQQSFHAVTDHMLAIGSLEHSYIVRLLGICPGPQLQLVTQLLPLGSLLDYVRKNRGAISPQLLLNWCVQVAKGMYYLEEHRMVHRNLAARNVLLKSPSQAQVADFGIADLLYPDDKKYFYNELKTPIKWMALESIHFGKYTHQSDVWSYGVTLWEMMTFGAEPYAGIRLAEVPDLLEKGERLSQPQICTIDVYMVMVKCWMIDENIRPTFKELANEFTRMARDPPRYLVIKQESGPAPPGEPPTLSDKELDEVETLELEEEEEEEELDGTFGLSPGLGPQRPRGGCARSPSLLSAPAGYIPMNQPGLGCARQPGGSRPPRRGRQGSLGRTVSECSEGRGTASELELGGEGGSLAGSLCRSLRSRGDSAYLSQRESFPPPPPGSEGSEEDPNGYVTPNCALRDSAPAGCAVPQPEEEEEEEEEYEYMNRPPQPRPASLEELGYEYMEVGCDPPGPPGPPQPRGEDAAGEEEEDEEEDYEYMNKQPRLSRSLLTAGHHGYTEMRPGDPPATTAHPRGEDEQGYEEMEAVLRPRCCPPKTPMKPLRSLEASDCAFDNPDYWHSRLFAKADAHRT